TTATACCCTAAACAATAATAGTTTAATCCCTAAACTATAAAACAGCAAGCTGAAATTCACTTTACAGCAAAAAGATCATATGCAAACAAGCTTTTCTCTGTTTGAGTAGGACGGTAAATTATTCTCTTCATTTTTTGGAATGAGAGTATCCTTTTCATTTCATACTAAAAAGGAGGGGAGGTTTAATCATGGGAAAAGACAGACAAATAAAGAAATTGAAAAAATCAAAGCGCGTGGAATCGGATCGTGATCAAAACCTGCATTATCCGGGATCCACTAAACTTGAAGAGCCGGAAGCAGCAAGAAAAAGAAATCAGCATTAAAAGATTCCCTAAGGAGGTTAAAGCCTTTGAGCAAAAGACCTAAAGGACCAAAACAGCAAAAAGCCCCTCACTTGCCAAAAAGTCCATCACAACCTTACGGAGAACCGATGGAAGGTTCTCATAAAGTGAAAAACGCTAATCATTCAAGACAAAATCAGCGTACTTCACATGATATGTAAATCGTCAGAGGAGAAGAATGGGAAGCAGCATTCTTCTCAAACGGCCGAGAAGTTCTCGGCTGTTTTTTTACGGACGAAGCTTAGGAGAAAAAATCAACGAATGAGAGCTGTTGCACAAGGTTGTACATTGTGCATTTATCCCTTATCATAAATATGGTTTACATATAAGTTATGAATAAGCAGTGTGCGATAAATCAAATTATCCAGGGAGGCATCAACATGAAGACAGACATTGAAATTGCGGCAGCGGCGGAACTAAAACCAATAAACGAAATCACAGAAATGTTAGCGCTTACAGATGAAGATTGGGAACCTTACGGCCACTACAAGGCAAAATTATCCGACGGACTTTTAGAAAAGCTATCAGAAAGACCAGATGGAAAGATTATTCTGACAACATCCATTAATCCTACTCCGGCTGGTGAGGGTAAATCAACAGTTACTGTTGGCTTGGGACAGGCCTTAAATAAAATAGGAAAACGAGCTGTTATTGCACTTCGAGAGCCTTCACTCGGTCCAACGATGGGAATTAAAGGAGGAGCAGCTGGCGGAGGTTACTCTCAAGTGGTTCCGATGGAGGATATAAACCTCCATTTTACCGGGGATATCCATGCAATTACTACGGCTAATAATGCTCTGTCTGCCTTCATTGACAACCATATTCATCAAGGAAATGAGCTGCAGATTGATCCTCGAAGAATTGTTTGGAAACGTGTGATGGACATTAATGACCGAGCCCTTCGTGAAGTTATTGTTGGGTTAGGCGGCCCTGTAAAGGGTGTGCCTAGAGAAGACGGATTTAACATTACAGTTGCTTCAGAGATTATGGCTGTCCTCTGCTTAGCTAATGATCTTAACGACTTGAAAAAAAGGCTTTCAAGAATCGTTATTGGCTATACTTATAGTAAGGAACCTGTTACTGTGGAACAATTAGGGTTTGAAGGTGCATTAACATTACTTCTAAAAGATGCGATCAAACCGAATCTGGTACAAACGCTTGAAAATACTCCTGCTATCATCCATGGAGGTCCATTTGCAAATATTGCCCATGGCTGCAACTCATTAATGGCTACAAAAATTGCAGCGAAGCTTGGAGAATTCGTCGTTACTGAATCTGGATTTGGAGCGGATTTAGGAGCAGAAAAATTTTTAAATATCAAAACGAGAGCCGGTGGATTTGAGCCGGATGCAGTGGTCATCGTTGCGACGATTCGCGCCTTGAAAATGCATGGAGGACTGGACAAACAGAATTTGCAAAAAGAAGATTTTTCGGCCTTGGAGAAAGGGGTGGCCAATTTAAAGAAACATATGGAGACCATCTCACAATTCAACCTCCCATTTATCATTGCATTAAATAAATTTCCTGCAGACACTCAAAAAGAAATTGATTTTCTACTTGGATGGTGTGCAGACCAAGGAGCAGAAATTTCCCTAGTGGACGTTTTCTCTCTAGGAGGAGATGGGGGAATCGATCTTGCGGAGAAAGTGGCCGCTATGAGCAGTGTGAGAAAAAATGATTTGTCCTATACGTATAAACTTACAGATACGATAGAAGAAAAAATAAATAAAATCGCAACGAAAATCTATGGTGCCAAAGGGGTAGAATACTCGAATAAAGCACGAAAGCAGTTAAGTGAGATGACCGCTTTAGGTTATGACCGGTTTCCAGTTTGTATGGCCAAAACCCAGTATTCTTTATCCGATGACCCTACACTATTAGGCCGGCCGGAAAACTTTACGATCCAAGTACGTGAACTTCATCCAAGCATTGGAGCAGGCTTTATCGTTGTTTTAACCGGAGAGGTAATGACGATGCCTGGCCTACCGAAAAAACCCGCTGCCCTCAATATGGATGTCTTAGATAACGGAACGATAAAAGGCTTATTTTAACTCTCATCCGCCGTCAAATTCTAGGCGGCGGATGAGAGTTTTTGCTACAATCAATGTGTACATATTCAGAAGAAGGGGGATCCATCATGAAGGTAGACATTGGAGTTACAGGCTGGGGGGATCATGCGTTGTTGTATCCAGAACAAACTAGGCCTGAAGATAAATTAGCAGCCTATGCTTCCCATTTCCCTGTTGTGGAAGTGGATACAGCTTTTTATGCCATCCAGCCGGTCTCCCGATATGAAAAGTGGCTGCAGCAGACTCCTGAAACCTTTTCTTTTGTTATCAAAGCCTTTCAACAGATTACAGGTCACGATCGGGAGTCAAAAACGGTAAGGGAGGCAAAAGATTTACTAAAGCGCTATGAAGAATCGATTCAGCCGGTTGTTGAAGCTGGAAATTTAAGAGCGCTGTTGTTTCAATTTCCGCCCTGGTTTGATGTGAGAAAAGAACATATTCAAAAGCTCCGTTTCATTCGTGAATGGCTCTCGGAATACCCGTTAGCCCTTGAATTTAGAAATAGATCATGGTTTACCGGCCACTATAAAGAGCAGACACTTCAATTTATGAAGGAAGAGCAATGGATTCATACTATTTGTGATGAACCGCAGGCTGGAGAAAGTTCAATTCCCATTGTTCCGGAACCGACTCATCCCGAAAAGACGCTCATTCGTTTTCACGGTCGAAACGTCCATGGCTGGAATAAGAATGGACGAAAAGACTGGAGAAAAGTCCGGTTTCTTTATCGATATAACGAAGAAGAATTACAAGAATGGGCCAACCGCATCAAGACTCTAGCTGAAAAAACGCCGGAAGTAACCATTCTTTTTAACAATAACTCCGGTGGAGATGCAGCAGATAATGCAAAGCAGCTTCAGCAAATACTGAACATTGAATATACAGATTTAAATCCAAGACAAATGGATTTATTTCAGCTTGGAGGAGACGATGAATAGAGAAGCTGTGATGAAACGAATGCGGGGGTTCGTAAAGCAAAGGTTTTCGGAAGATTATACCGGCCACGATTTTTTTCATATGCTGCGAGTGGCAGAATGGTCCAAGAAGCTTGCTGATGCTGAAGGAGCAGATCCTTTGCTCAGTGAGACAGCAGGGCTTCTTCACGATCTGGGAGATCATAAATTGTCTGGAGATCCTACACAGGATTTTTTGGAAAGAGATCATTTGCTGGCTGAAGTTGGCTTCAGCAAGGATGAAATCGTCCAAGTCAGTGAAGCGATCGCTACTGTCTCTTATTCGAAAGGAGAGATCCCCTCAAGCTTGCTCGGAAAAGTGGTGCAAGATGCGGACCGGCTTGATGCGATCGGGGCGATTGGAATTGCTCGGACGTTTGCCTACGGAGGAGCCAGACAGCAACCCATCTATAATGACTCAAACGGGAACACCTCGCTTTCGCATTTTCACGAAAAGTTATTAAAGGTTGTCACTTTAATGAATACAGAAAGCGGAAGAAAGGAAGCTAAACATCGTCATCAATTCATGGTAAAGTATGTAGAAGAGTTTAAGAGAGAATGGAGCATCCTCAGTGATTAATTTCTGCCATTCCTTTGAAGGAGGCTTTATTTTATGAAAAAGAATGAAGAAGCGTATCTTGATTTATGCCGGACAGTACTTTCAAGCGGCACGAAGAAGAGTGATCGGACGGGAACGGGAACGCTTTCGCTCTTTGGTCACCAAATGCGGTTTGATTTAAAAGAAGGCTTTCCTCTTTTAACGACCAAAAGAATCCCTTTTCGTTTGATTGCAAGTGAACTTTTGTGGTTTATCAAAGGGGATACGAATATTCGCTTCCTTTTAGAGCATAACAATAACATTTGGAACGAGTGGGCATTCCAAACGTGGATTGAAAGTGGGGAATATGAAGGTCCCGATATGAGTGATTTTGGAAGAAAAAGCTTAAAGGATCCTGAATTTAACCAACTTTATCAAGAAGAAATGAAGCGATTTAAAGAACGGATACTCACCGAAGATGAATTCAGCAGAAAATATGGCGGACTCGGATCGGTTTATGGAAAACAATGGCGTGCATGGGAAACAACAAGAGGAGAGACGATCGATCAACTGAACGATGTGATCGCTGGCATTAAGTCCAATCCAGATTCCAGAAGACATATTGTAACGGCTTGGAATCCTGAAGATGTACCTGGCAACATGGCTTTGCCGCCATGCCACACGATGTTCCAGTTTTACGTGGCTGACGGAAAACTTTCCTGCCAGCTCTACCAGCGCAGCGCTGACATCTTTTTAGGCGTCCCTTTTAATATCGCAAGCTATGCTTTGCTGACACATCTCATTGCTAATGAATGTTCTTTGGAAGCTGGTGAGTTTGTTCATACTTTAGGTGACGCTCATATTTATTCAAACCATACAGCACAAGTCAAAGAGCAATTGACAAGAAAGCCAGGACCTTTACCGTCTCTCTCCATTCGCTCTAAAGATAAATCCATTTTTGATATCACTATGGAGGATCTATCCATTGATGGTTATGACCCTCATCCAAGCATTAAAGCACCAGTGGCTGTGTAACGACTAGGAACGAGGTGATAAGTAATGATTTCATTCGTATTTGCCATGGATCGAAATCAATTGATCGGTAAAAATAATGACCTTCCCTGGTATCTTCCTAATGATTTTAAGTTTTTCAAGGAAACGACATGGGGGCAGACGATTATTATGGGAAGAAAAACTTTTGAATCGTTTGGCAAACCCCTGCCAAACAGAGAACACGTGATATTGACAAGAAGCGGGAATTTTCATGATCAAGAGTGCAAAGTTGTGCGTTCCATTAATGAAATTCTTACCATGGAAAAAGAAAACCCGGAAAAAGAGTGGTTTGTCATTGGGGGAAGCGTCCTGTTTAAAGAAATGATGCCCTATGCGGATAAAATGTATATGACCTTCATTGATGAAGAATTCGATGGAGATACGTATTTTCCCTCAATTGACTATACAAAGTGGAGGCTCTCACACGAAACCAAAGGTAAAAAGGATGAGCGCAACCCTTATGATTACTATTTCCGGATTTACCAGCGGGTAGAAACAGAATGAGAAGAGATGTGTGCTGTGCGATCCTGGCTGGTGGCGGTTCGAGACGGATGGGGAGGATAAAGCGGAGCTTATTTTAGATGGAGAGCCTGTGGTGGCAAGGATTATGAATACTCTTCAGTCCATCAGCTCGACTGTAGTGCTCAATCGCAATCGGCCTCTAACAAAAGGGGAGATCTCTATAC
This Halobacillus salinarum DNA region includes the following protein-coding sequences:
- a CDS encoding YpzI family protein, which codes for MGKDRQIKKLKKSKRVESDRDQNLHYPGSTKLEEPEAARKRNQH
- a CDS encoding small acid-soluble spore protein P, translated to MSKRPKGPKQQKAPHLPKSPSQPYGEPMEGSHKVKNANHSRQNQRTSHDM
- a CDS encoding formate--tetrahydrofolate ligase, whose amino-acid sequence is MKTDIEIAAAAELKPINEITEMLALTDEDWEPYGHYKAKLSDGLLEKLSERPDGKIILTTSINPTPAGEGKSTVTVGLGQALNKIGKRAVIALREPSLGPTMGIKGGAAGGGYSQVVPMEDINLHFTGDIHAITTANNALSAFIDNHIHQGNELQIDPRRIVWKRVMDINDRALREVIVGLGGPVKGVPREDGFNITVASEIMAVLCLANDLNDLKKRLSRIVIGYTYSKEPVTVEQLGFEGALTLLLKDAIKPNLVQTLENTPAIIHGGPFANIAHGCNSLMATKIAAKLGEFVVTESGFGADLGAEKFLNIKTRAGGFEPDAVVIVATIRALKMHGGLDKQNLQKEDFSALEKGVANLKKHMETISQFNLPFIIALNKFPADTQKEIDFLLGWCADQGAEISLVDVFSLGGDGGIDLAEKVAAMSSVRKNDLSYTYKLTDTIEEKINKIATKIYGAKGVEYSNKARKQLSEMTALGYDRFPVCMAKTQYSLSDDPTLLGRPENFTIQVRELHPSIGAGFIVVLTGEVMTMPGLPKKPAALNMDVLDNGTIKGLF
- a CDS encoding DUF72 domain-containing protein, whose amino-acid sequence is MKVDIGVTGWGDHALLYPEQTRPEDKLAAYASHFPVVEVDTAFYAIQPVSRYEKWLQQTPETFSFVIKAFQQITGHDRESKTVREAKDLLKRYEESIQPVVEAGNLRALLFQFPPWFDVRKEHIQKLRFIREWLSEYPLALEFRNRSWFTGHYKEQTLQFMKEEQWIHTICDEPQAGESSIPIVPEPTHPEKTLIRFHGRNVHGWNKNGRKDWRKVRFLYRYNEEELQEWANRIKTLAEKTPEVTILFNNNSGGDAADNAKQLQQILNIEYTDLNPRQMDLFQLGGDDE
- a CDS encoding HD domain-containing protein, which encodes MNREAVMKRMRGFVKQRFSEDYTGHDFFHMLRVAEWSKKLADAEGADPLLSETAGLLHDLGDHKLSGDPTQDFLERDHLLAEVGFSKDEIVQVSEAIATVSYSKGEIPSSLLGKVVQDADRLDAIGAIGIARTFAYGGARQQPIYNDSNGNTSLSHFHEKLLKVVTLMNTESGRKEAKHRHQFMVKYVEEFKREWSILSD
- a CDS encoding thymidylate synthase, which encodes MKKNEEAYLDLCRTVLSSGTKKSDRTGTGTLSLFGHQMRFDLKEGFPLLTTKRIPFRLIASELLWFIKGDTNIRFLLEHNNNIWNEWAFQTWIESGEYEGPDMSDFGRKSLKDPEFNQLYQEEMKRFKERILTEDEFSRKYGGLGSVYGKQWRAWETTRGETIDQLNDVIAGIKSNPDSRRHIVTAWNPEDVPGNMALPPCHTMFQFYVADGKLSCQLYQRSADIFLGVPFNIASYALLTHLIANECSLEAGEFVHTLGDAHIYSNHTAQVKEQLTRKPGPLPSLSIRSKDKSIFDITMEDLSIDGYDPHPSIKAPVAV
- a CDS encoding dihydrofolate reductase; this translates as MISFVFAMDRNQLIGKNNDLPWYLPNDFKFFKETTWGQTIIMGRKTFESFGKPLPNREHVILTRSGNFHDQECKVVRSINEILTMEKENPEKEWFVIGGSVLFKEMMPYADKMYMTFIDEEFDGDTYFPSIDYTKWRLSHETKGKKDERNPYDYYFRIYQRVETE